From one Acidimicrobiales bacterium genomic stretch:
- a CDS encoding amidohydrolase family protein produces MSMVADDVRVVDADTHLTEAHDLWTKRAPAKYKDRVPRVEEIDGEPTWVVDGTPIGFAGGGGVIDREGEKFPFSESMIVWGIDRIHEAAYNPEVRLKVMDACGIYAQVLFPNSIGLGGQGLANAVQDPELRRLCIQIYNDNAAEIQQDSGNRLLPMPVLPAWDVDECVREAERVAGLGLRGVNMTSDPQDLGSPDLANRAWDPLWEVCAEKHLPVHFHIGASLTAMNFYGNYFWPSQHEYVKPAIGGSMLFINNARVIINTIFAGIFDRYPKLKMVSVESGVGWIPFIRETMDYELWENAPVQAGELSRMPSEYFKDHWYATFWFERNNGDVQGLLDSVGEDNVLFETDFPHPTCLYPSPLDTIAEKMLALRPETRRKVLGENAAKLYRL; encoded by the coding sequence ATGAGCATGGTTGCGGACGATGTCAGGGTCGTCGACGCCGATACGCATCTGACCGAGGCACACGACCTTTGGACGAAGCGCGCCCCTGCGAAGTACAAGGATCGGGTACCCCGTGTCGAGGAAATCGATGGAGAGCCCACCTGGGTGGTCGACGGAACCCCGATCGGCTTCGCCGGAGGGGGCGGCGTCATCGACCGCGAGGGAGAGAAGTTTCCCTTCAGCGAGTCGATGATCGTCTGGGGCATCGATCGCATTCACGAGGCGGCGTACAACCCTGAAGTCCGGCTCAAGGTCATGGACGCGTGCGGCATATATGCGCAGGTTCTGTTCCCTAACTCGATCGGACTTGGCGGCCAGGGGCTAGCCAACGCGGTCCAGGATCCGGAGCTCAGGCGACTGTGCATCCAGATCTACAACGACAACGCCGCTGAAATTCAGCAGGACTCGGGCAACCGTCTACTCCCGATGCCCGTACTGCCGGCGTGGGACGTCGACGAATGCGTGCGTGAAGCTGAACGGGTAGCCGGACTCGGGTTGCGCGGCGTCAACATGACATCCGATCCTCAGGACCTGGGCTCCCCCGACCTGGCCAACCGAGCGTGGGATCCGCTTTGGGAGGTCTGCGCGGAGAAACACCTGCCGGTGCACTTTCACATCGGGGCGAGCCTCACCGCGATGAACTTCTACGGCAACTACTTCTGGCCCTCACAACATGAGTACGTGAAGCCGGCGATCGGCGGGTCGATGCTGTTCATCAATAACGCCCGCGTGATCATCAACACGATCTTCGCCGGCATATTCGACCGGTATCCCAAGCTGAAGATGGTCTCGGTCGAGAGCGGTGTGGGCTGGATCCCGTTCATCCGTGAAACGATGGACTACGAGCTTTGGGAGAACGCTCCTGTGCAGGCGGGCGAGCTCTCGCGTATGCCGTCCGAGTACTTCAAGGACCACTGGTACGCGACATTCTGGTTCGAACGCAACAACGGGGACGTGCAGGGCCTTCTCGACTCGGTCGGCGAGGACAACGTTCTATTCGAGACCGATTTTCCCCACCCGACCTGCCTCTATCCCTCCCCGCTGGACACCATCGCCGAGAAGATGCTCGCCTTGCGCCCGGAAACCCGCCGCAAGGTCCTCGGCGAGAATGCGGCCAAGCTCTATCGGCTTTGA
- a CDS encoding alpha/beta hydrolase: protein MPVAQQGDLEIAYEIVGDGEPWVITPGGRFSKDYGGIREMAEALAAAGKKVLIYDRLNCGASSVSFSGPSESAMQADSLAELLRQLQFGPTVIVGGSGGARVSLLTAACNPDVSRAVAMWWISGGVYGTMTLGTHYCGGSLAAVWNGTMEDVANLPEWKEVVDRNPRNRERFLNMDREEFREVMQRWMHAYCACGDPLVPGLDDEEAAKMTVPILVFRSGASDIHHTRETSERLAANLPGAKLVEPPWGDGEWIERQSSVQSGGTLFEGWPLLVPQLLEWAAEAIG, encoded by the coding sequence ATGCCCGTAGCCCAGCAGGGCGACCTCGAGATCGCTTACGAGATCGTCGGCGACGGAGAACCATGGGTGATCACACCTGGCGGCCGCTTCAGCAAGGACTACGGAGGAATCCGTGAGATGGCCGAGGCCCTCGCTGCAGCCGGCAAGAAGGTCCTCATTTACGATCGTCTCAATTGCGGGGCCTCGTCGGTCAGCTTCAGCGGGCCGTCCGAGTCGGCGATGCAGGCCGACTCGCTCGCCGAGCTGCTGCGCCAGCTGCAGTTCGGTCCGACCGTGATCGTCGGCGGTTCCGGAGGAGCGAGAGTTTCGCTTCTGACGGCCGCGTGCAACCCCGACGTGTCGCGCGCTGTTGCGATGTGGTGGATCAGCGGCGGGGTCTACGGGACCATGACGCTCGGCACCCATTACTGCGGGGGATCGCTCGCGGCGGTTTGGAACGGAACTATGGAAGACGTCGCCAATCTTCCCGAATGGAAGGAAGTCGTCGACCGCAATCCCCGGAACCGGGAACGGTTCCTCAACATGGACCGCGAGGAATTCAGAGAGGTCATGCAACGGTGGATGCACGCGTACTGCGCGTGTGGAGACCCGCTGGTGCCCGGCCTCGACGATGAGGAGGCGGCGAAGATGACGGTTCCCATCCTCGTGTTCCGTAGCGGTGCCAGCGACATCCACCACACCCGCGAGACCTCTGAGAGGCTGGCGGCCAACCTGCCCGGAGCGAAGCTCGTTGAGCCCCCGTGGGGTGACGGGGAGTGGATCGAACGGCAGTCGAGCGTTCAGTCGGGCGGCACCTTGTTCGAGGGGTGGCCCCTGCTGGTACCCCAACTCCTCGAATGGGCCGCTGAAGCCATCGGTTGA
- a CDS encoding iron-containing redox enzyme family protein yields MPASQVAIAVDRSVEGLRLLDHPYYRQWQEGLLTRGELAEYAEQYRHFERVLPEALEAVASRLPAGPAHDLVAGNVEDERSRPEPHVDLFEAFATAVGSEEDKVATVATQKLVDLYREAAEAGPIEALAVIAAYETQAGDIAATKAASLDQHYGLSAQEARFWAVHSEMEAAHAAWTTEALDRLGAEPLTVSEWSSRSARAWWSFLDERSHQSPLAV; encoded by the coding sequence ATGCCCGCATCTCAGGTTGCAATCGCCGTTGACCGGTCCGTAGAAGGTCTTCGTCTCCTCGACCATCCGTACTACCGGCAATGGCAGGAAGGGCTGCTGACCCGGGGGGAGCTGGCCGAGTACGCCGAGCAGTACCGGCATTTCGAGCGGGTTCTGCCTGAGGCGCTCGAGGCGGTGGCAAGCCGGCTGCCCGCCGGGCCTGCGCACGATCTGGTGGCCGGCAATGTCGAAGACGAACGCTCCCGTCCTGAGCCGCACGTCGACCTGTTCGAAGCCTTCGCGACCGCGGTCGGATCCGAGGAGGACAAGGTCGCAACCGTCGCCACCCAGAAGCTCGTAGACCTGTACCGAGAAGCCGCAGAGGCCGGGCCGATCGAGGCACTGGCGGTCATCGCCGCGTACGAAACCCAGGCCGGCGACATCGCGGCCACCAAAGCGGCTTCGCTCGATCAGCATTACGGGCTGAGCGCCCAAGAGGCCCGGTTCTGGGCGGTCCATTCGGAGATGGAGGCGGCCCACGCGGCTTGGACGACGGAGGCGCTCGATCGTCTGGGTGCCGAACCGTTGACGGTTTCCGAGTGGTCGTCCCGCTCCGCTAGGGCATGGTGGTCATTCCTGGACGAGCGGTCGCACCAGTCACCCCTCGCCGTGTAG
- a CDS encoding alkaline phosphatase family protein, with protein MEELRLSGQISLYVTHRITRRDLLAGAALTGAAWATGGRALASTGATSRPDGPAGSDRTVLGPGDRPYPNRPAGTESFPQIQHIVVLMMENHSFDNHLGALDRPGVDRLTFRGGRAVNSNPAPGGGLVYATPAPSACQVGYRISQSWDASHKSWNYGLNDGFVAQCGPQSMFYYTPEQFPFYYALASVFPLCDRYFASVMAQTYPNRRFLMAGSAFGQVGDPLPSPTDPDPRPAGFGTVFDMLNAFGISWKDYFSDLPTSGLFPYVIEQNPTKVVPVAEFFVDCEAGTLPGFSLVETEYQEGSEENPQDAQVGAYFAYRVIDAVMRSPSWRSTVLILNFDEHGGYYDHVPPQPAVRPDGIVPAVGSDTYGDLYSWTGFRVPAVVVSPWAKKDYVSHTLYDHTSVLRLVESKWNLPALSARDANANNMLDCLDFGRPFFLVPPALKPAVVPGGAPACIAADPTAAIP; from the coding sequence GTGGAGGAACTGCGACTCTCGGGACAAATATCTCTTTACGTGACGCACCGGATCACGCGCCGCGACCTGCTGGCGGGCGCAGCCCTGACAGGAGCCGCTTGGGCAACCGGCGGGCGGGCGCTGGCGAGCACCGGCGCCACGTCTCGGCCCGACGGGCCGGCCGGGAGTGACCGAACGGTTCTCGGTCCCGGCGACCGTCCCTACCCGAATCGTCCTGCAGGAACGGAGTCCTTCCCCCAGATCCAGCACATCGTGGTCCTGATGATGGAGAATCACTCCTTCGACAACCACCTCGGCGCACTGGACCGCCCCGGCGTGGATCGCCTCACATTCCGCGGCGGGCGGGCGGTCAACTCCAACCCCGCTCCGGGCGGTGGCCTCGTGTACGCGACACCGGCCCCGTCGGCATGCCAGGTCGGTTATCGAATCAGCCAAAGCTGGGATGCAAGCCACAAGTCGTGGAACTACGGCCTTAACGACGGATTCGTCGCGCAGTGCGGCCCGCAGTCGATGTTCTATTACACACCGGAGCAGTTCCCTTTCTACTACGCACTCGCGTCGGTGTTCCCACTGTGCGATCGCTACTTCGCCTCAGTAATGGCCCAGACGTACCCGAACCGACGCTTCCTCATGGCGGGTTCCGCGTTCGGCCAGGTCGGCGACCCGTTGCCATCCCCGACGGATCCCGACCCACGGCCGGCGGGCTTCGGAACCGTGTTCGACATGCTCAACGCGTTCGGGATCAGCTGGAAGGACTACTTCAGCGACCTGCCGACATCGGGACTTTTCCCGTACGTCATCGAGCAGAACCCCACGAAGGTGGTGCCCGTCGCAGAGTTCTTCGTCGACTGCGAGGCGGGGACGCTTCCGGGGTTCAGCCTGGTGGAAACGGAGTACCAGGAGGGATCCGAGGAGAACCCGCAGGACGCCCAGGTCGGTGCCTACTTCGCCTACCGGGTCATCGACGCGGTCATGCGCAGCCCGAGCTGGCGGTCCACAGTGCTCATCCTCAACTTCGATGAGCACGGCGGGTACTACGACCACGTGCCACCGCAACCCGCGGTTAGGCCGGACGGGATCGTCCCTGCTGTCGGTTCGGACACGTACGGGGACCTGTACAGCTGGACCGGCTTCCGGGTACCTGCCGTCGTCGTGTCACCCTGGGCGAAGAAGGATTACGTCTCCCACACCCTCTACGACCACACGTCGGTGTTGCGGCTGGTCGAAAGCAAGTGGAACCTGCCCGCGCTTTCCGCGCGCGACGCTAACGCGAACAACATGCTGGACTGCCTGGATTTCGGCCGGCCATTCTTCCTGGTGCCGCCGGCCCTGAAACCTGCTGTGGTACCCGGTGGAGCGCCTGCTTGTATCGCCGCGGACCCGACCGCGGCGATCCCCTGA
- a CDS encoding patatin-like phospholipase family protein: MLTRPGVSNEVAFVFPAGGSSGAVQVGILRSLLEAGIVPNLMVGSSVGALNAAYMALEPTVERAESLDRVWRRLTKPDVFGRNGYGLVRRLIARQSHLYTPQALRSLIARLCPVSDLAEGRVGLQVVTTDLDNGVARWWGTGPAPEILYASACLPGLFPPAVLGGHRHVDGGVLEPFPVQRAVDLDASVVFVLGEPPSLDATMVRRLSALDVLIRSFEISRYARLPEPAAVARTGQRVIVVPGADTSGVPITDFRHTARLIQHSREVSRKFLASLRASVGELPRHPAGFSA; this comes from the coding sequence GTGCTGACGCGCCCGGGCGTGTCCAACGAAGTGGCCTTCGTGTTTCCGGCTGGTGGAAGCAGCGGAGCGGTGCAGGTGGGGATTCTGAGGTCCCTGCTCGAAGCCGGGATTGTGCCGAACCTGATGGTCGGCTCTTCCGTTGGGGCGCTGAACGCGGCTTACATGGCGCTGGAACCCACGGTGGAAAGGGCCGAGTCGCTGGATCGCGTGTGGAGGCGACTCACCAAGCCGGACGTGTTCGGGCGAAACGGCTACGGCCTGGTCCGCCGGCTTATCGCCCGGCAAAGCCACCTGTACACCCCGCAAGCCCTGCGCTCACTGATCGCCCGGCTTTGCCCCGTCAGTGACCTGGCCGAGGGGAGGGTCGGCCTGCAGGTTGTGACTACCGACCTCGACAACGGCGTGGCCAGGTGGTGGGGTACCGGGCCGGCGCCGGAGATCCTCTACGCGAGCGCCTGCCTCCCCGGGCTCTTTCCGCCGGCCGTGCTCGGCGGGCACCGGCACGTCGACGGCGGAGTCCTCGAGCCCTTCCCGGTTCAGCGCGCGGTCGACCTTGACGCCTCGGTTGTGTTCGTCCTCGGAGAGCCACCTTCACTCGACGCGACCATGGTCAGGCGTCTCAGCGCGCTCGATGTGCTGATTCGAAGCTTCGAGATCAGCCGCTACGCGCGTCTGCCCGAGCCGGCGGCAGTCGCGCGGACTGGGCAGCGGGTGATCGTGGTTCCCGGCGCGGATACGTCTGGTGTCCCGATCACCGACTTCCGCCATACGGCAAGGCTCATTCAGCACAGCCGGGAGGTCAGCCGAAAGTTCTTGGCTTCCCTGCGGGCATCGGTCGGTGAGCTACCGAGGCACCCAGCCGGCTTCTCCGCTTGA
- a CDS encoding amidohydrolase family protein, producing the protein MQGIIDSDQHLYEPRGMWGEYIDPSSRADALDLVDDELGYTWVVWKDRRLGLADVHRPGDTASCGEHRQRQRSGSPPSYRYDESLPDSYWDVASRIAWLDSVGLDGAVCFPNYGLLWERLLSGSLPAVTANMRAWNRYCAEVRADSAGRLHPVAHLSLRDPEWLLAELQSLSDAGVKLAMISAGPVDGRQLAHPDHEHIWAWFVDHGITPVFHVADQVRVFDDCWYDEDFVPVTESVFLWVPPALALMDLIIHGVFDRHPSLNVGVVELSSIWVPQFLLMLDGGTDFTNRLNGRPVTPLQRRPSEYFLEHVRVSSFSYEDPRRLTARTGDVFMLCSDYPHSEGTASPVADYERAGCSLQDLPGLYHDNIESLLGISN; encoded by the coding sequence GTGCAAGGCATCATCGACTCGGACCAGCACCTCTATGAGCCTCGCGGCATGTGGGGCGAGTACATCGACCCGTCTTCACGAGCGGACGCGCTCGACCTGGTGGACGACGAGCTCGGATACACCTGGGTGGTTTGGAAAGACCGGCGGCTAGGTCTGGCAGACGTCCACCGTCCTGGCGACACCGCGTCCTGTGGCGAGCACCGTCAACGCCAGCGATCCGGTTCGCCCCCGAGTTACAGATACGACGAGTCCCTCCCGGACTCTTACTGGGATGTCGCGTCGCGCATCGCCTGGCTCGATTCCGTCGGGCTGGACGGGGCCGTCTGCTTCCCTAACTACGGTTTGCTCTGGGAGCGGCTGCTTTCGGGTTCGCTCCCGGCCGTTACCGCGAACATGCGCGCGTGGAACCGATACTGCGCGGAGGTTCGGGCCGACAGCGCCGGTCGTTTGCATCCGGTGGCTCACTTGAGCCTGCGCGACCCCGAATGGCTTCTGGCGGAGCTGCAGTCACTCTCGGACGCGGGCGTGAAGCTCGCGATGATCTCGGCCGGTCCCGTCGACGGTAGGCAACTTGCTCACCCCGACCACGAACACATCTGGGCCTGGTTCGTCGACCACGGGATTACCCCCGTTTTCCACGTCGCCGACCAAGTGCGCGTATTCGATGACTGCTGGTACGATGAGGACTTCGTCCCAGTGACCGAGTCGGTTTTCCTGTGGGTGCCGCCCGCTCTCGCGCTGATGGACTTGATCATCCACGGTGTCTTCGACCGGCATCCGTCCCTCAACGTCGGAGTCGTGGAGCTCAGCTCCATCTGGGTCCCCCAGTTCCTGCTGATGCTCGACGGCGGGACCGATTTCACCAACCGCCTGAACGGCCGCCCCGTCACGCCTTTGCAGCGACGACCGAGCGAATACTTTCTCGAGCACGTCCGGGTCTCCTCCTTCTCCTACGAGGACCCCCGCCGGTTGACGGCAAGGACGGGTGACGTTTTCATGCTTTGCAGCGACTATCCGCATTCGGAGGGGACCGCGTCTCCAGTCGCTGATTACGAGAGAGCGGGATGCTCTCTTCAGGACCTACCCGGGCTGTACCACGACAACATCGAGAGTTTGCTGGGCATCTCGAACTGA
- a CDS encoding antibiotic biosynthesis monooxygenase — MTVIKINAITVPEGSGDELARRFAARAGAVDNQEGFEGFELLRPTDGRNQWLVVTRWRDEDSFQAWVSSPAFGHGHAGADRPAPHGGPVSVSSELWSYDIAGGSSPG; from the coding sequence ATGACGGTCATAAAGATCAACGCCATTACCGTCCCTGAGGGCAGCGGCGACGAGCTTGCCCGGCGGTTCGCCGCCCGGGCGGGGGCGGTCGATAACCAGGAAGGGTTCGAAGGATTCGAGCTGCTGCGCCCGACCGACGGGCGGAACCAGTGGTTGGTGGTCACCCGGTGGCGCGACGAGGACTCGTTCCAGGCGTGGGTTTCGTCGCCGGCGTTCGGCCACGGTCATGCCGGCGCAGACAGACCGGCGCCGCACGGCGGTCCGGTCTCGGTTTCGTCGGAACTTTGGTCGTACGACATCGCCGGGGGCTCGTCGCCGGGCTAA
- a CDS encoding plasmid pRiA4b ORF-3 family protein yields MQQAFPSVHLLRITLLDITPRVWRLLRVPSTTPLSVLHPIMQVTMGWEDRHLHEWRVGDRTLGSAEEEDWGEELEDESEFELGELADADSVIHYDYDLGDGWEHLIEVVSVEPYTASVPPVEVLDGARSAPPEDSGGPSGYEHLLDALNDPDDPEHDEVVAWLGDAFDPEEFDIHAVNGRLEWFWRT; encoded by the coding sequence ATGCAGCAAGCTTTCCCCAGCGTCCACCTTCTTCGCATCACTCTGCTCGACATAACCCCACGCGTCTGGCGGTTGTTGAGGGTGCCGAGCACCACGCCGCTATCGGTGCTTCACCCCATCATGCAGGTGACCATGGGATGGGAGGACCGCCATCTGCACGAGTGGCGGGTAGGTGATCGCACTCTCGGTTCCGCAGAGGAGGAGGACTGGGGCGAGGAGCTCGAGGACGAGAGCGAGTTCGAGCTCGGCGAACTGGCAGACGCCGACTCGGTCATCCATTACGACTACGACCTCGGCGACGGGTGGGAGCACCTGATCGAAGTCGTGTCGGTCGAGCCGTACACCGCATCGGTTCCGCCGGTTGAGGTGCTCGACGGAGCCCGGTCGGCCCCGCCGGAGGACTCGGGAGGTCCGTCCGGGTACGAGCACCTTCTGGACGCGCTGAATGACCCGGACGATCCTGAGCACGACGAGGTGGTGGCATGGCTAGGCGACGCTTTCGACCCGGAGGAATTCGACATCCACGCGGTCAACGGCCGTCTTGAGTGGTTCTGGCGGACCTGA